One genomic segment of Paenibacillus sp. FSL H8-0332 includes these proteins:
- a CDS encoding site-2 protease family protein, whose product MGSLDQILVYPLQQLPFFLITIVIAFTVHEFAHAYFANKFGDPTARLLGRMTLNPAVHFDLFGIILLLIAGFGWARPVPVNRDNFRRPRLMGVIVSAAGPISNLLLGILGALIYAILVGTGTMDSIKNEQVLRALIWFFGMFIHFNFFLFVFNLIPLPPLDGYRIVEDIAPRPIRGRLQQYEQYTVFLFLLIIFIPGLRAYTIEPLSYWATRTGNDFFQLFLKMFGV is encoded by the coding sequence ATGGGTTCCCTGGATCAAATTTTAGTATATCCTTTGCAGCAGCTTCCGTTTTTTCTGATTACGATTGTTATTGCGTTTACGGTGCATGAATTTGCCCACGCTTATTTTGCCAATAAATTCGGGGACCCTACAGCGCGTTTGCTGGGCCGTATGACCTTGAATCCGGCGGTGCACTTTGATCTCTTCGGTATCATTCTGCTGCTGATTGCGGGCTTCGGCTGGGCGCGACCGGTTCCCGTGAACCGGGATAACTTCCGCCGTCCCCGCCTGATGGGTGTTATCGTGTCAGCCGCCGGGCCAATCAGCAATCTGCTGCTGGGTATTCTGGGCGCGCTGATCTATGCGATTCTTGTGGGAACAGGTACGATGGATTCGATCAAGAACGAGCAGGTGCTTCGTGCGCTGATCTGGTTCTTCGGAATGTTCATTCATTTCAACTTCTTCCTCTTCGTATTTAACCTGATTCCGCTGCCGCCGCTGGATGGTTACCGGATCGTTGAGGATATCGCACCGCGTCCGATCCGTGGAAGACTTCAGCAGTATGAGCAGTATACGGTTTTCCTGTTCCTGCTGATCATCTTCATTCCGGGTCTGCGCGCCTATACGATAGAACCGCTTAGTTATTGGGCGACACGTACGGGTAATGATTTCTTCCAGCTGTTCCTAAAAATGTTCGGGGTCTGA
- a CDS encoding DUF4179 domain-containing protein — protein MDRTEAQLKRRLNEDQELNYPDFEQMWGRMEQAGYTSSKGSSRAGTNSPVRHRNWRKITVAASFSVVLMAVPVYAAVQVDWGNLLNHRSGVQAALAQNLGQPIGQTITKDGVTLTLHTALSDENRTVILYSLDVGGDKGNGMWNVNGMSLKDAKGNGDDNEYYYQQWDEKNKRYNGYFETNWSPGQETVKVSLSATGIQSYSQQEVDLKLDTDSPERQSFPVNRDGLESFSVQPFKEGNEQLMLSTAAVFNNPEAKSLAYPQIIAYRDGEPVKNSQAGAMGKPGDNGEYTSLQYYKPGDVPKADTTYKLSYTKLERNIDGPWTFDFELSKQKMAGATMKTALDLPLEAEDASNRIEQMVVTPTQIRVSIRTKAKFAELPYVNYTLEVGGQKLEGGLWYSTSEDKDLRTLRFERPVNLEITKTTPMTLVGNYKVTRHEDDKKPLELNNISSEKQTLIRQTGGYPVQWTYYMQGADLYVEMKSDDPHFGGVNQTHIGTGKDRILGKIVTVGFRGDGNNRSIDVYKDFKGTEASIYMFFYSTNEPDKETRVKLQGQ, from the coding sequence ATGGACAGAACCGAAGCGCAGTTAAAGCGTCGCTTAAATGAGGATCAGGAGCTGAACTATCCTGATTTCGAGCAGATGTGGGGCCGGATGGAGCAGGCTGGATATACTTCCTCCAAGGGCAGCAGCCGTGCGGGAACAAATAGTCCGGTCCGTCACCGTAACTGGCGTAAGATCACTGTCGCAGCCTCATTCAGCGTAGTTCTGATGGCTGTTCCTGTGTATGCCGCTGTGCAAGTTGACTGGGGTAATCTGCTGAACCATAGAAGCGGTGTACAGGCGGCACTGGCGCAGAACCTGGGTCAGCCCATTGGCCAGACGATCACCAAGGATGGAGTAACCCTGACGCTACATACGGCGCTCTCCGATGAGAACCGGACGGTAATTCTGTATAGTCTGGATGTTGGGGGAGACAAGGGCAACGGAATGTGGAATGTGAATGGAATGTCCCTTAAGGATGCCAAAGGGAACGGAGACGATAATGAATACTACTACCAGCAGTGGGACGAGAAAAACAAGCGGTATAACGGTTATTTCGAGACGAACTGGAGTCCGGGCCAGGAGACGGTCAAGGTAAGCCTGAGCGCAACAGGGATTCAGTCCTACTCCCAGCAGGAGGTAGACTTGAAGCTGGATACCGACTCACCGGAGCGGCAGAGCTTTCCGGTGAACAGGGATGGACTAGAGTCGTTCAGTGTTCAGCCTTTTAAGGAAGGTAATGAACAGCTAATGCTGTCCACGGCAGCAGTCTTTAATAATCCGGAAGCTAAGAGCTTGGCATACCCGCAAATCATAGCATACAGAGATGGAGAGCCTGTCAAGAACTCTCAGGCAGGAGCAATGGGCAAGCCCGGAGATAACGGGGAATACACCTCGCTTCAGTACTACAAGCCGGGTGATGTGCCCAAGGCTGACACAACGTATAAACTCAGCTACACCAAGCTTGAACGCAATATTGATGGCCCCTGGACGTTTGATTTCGAGCTGAGCAAGCAGAAAATGGCCGGCGCCACGATGAAGACGGCACTGGATCTGCCGCTGGAAGCGGAAGACGCCAGTAACCGGATTGAGCAAATGGTAGTAACACCTACACAAATCCGTGTGTCCATCCGGACTAAAGCCAAATTCGCTGAGCTGCCTTATGTGAATTATACTCTTGAGGTGGGCGGACAGAAGCTGGAAGGCGGATTGTGGTATTCGACATCGGAGGACAAGGATCTGAGGACGCTGCGCTTCGAACGGCCGGTAAATCTTGAGATTACAAAGACAACGCCAATGACACTTGTAGGTAATTATAAGGTTACCCGGCATGAGGATGACAAGAAGCCACTGGAATTAAACAACATCTCCAGCGAGAAGCAGACGTTAATCCGGCAAACCGGCGGTTATCCGGTGCAGTGGACGTACTATATGCAGGGTGCGGATCTCTATGTAGAGATGAAGAGCGATGATCCCCATTTTGGCGGTGTGAATCAGACACATATCGGCACCGGTAAAGATCGAATCTTGGGTAAAATAGTGACCGTAGGCTTCCGTGGAGACGGAAACAACCGCAGCATTGATGTGTATAAGGATTTCAAAGGAACAGAGGCTTCAATATACATGTTCTTCTACTCTACCAATGAGCCGGACAAGGAGACACGTGTGAAGCTGCAAGGACAATAG
- a CDS encoding RsmE family RNA methyltransferase has product MQRYFVTPAQFGQDKVSIDGEDARHIAKVMRGKAGDKLIVSDGVSREALAEIADIEIGLVTVSILEPLAMTHEPRIQITVAQSLPKGDKLETVIQKCTEIGAVAFTPFLSERTIVQYDERKESKRVERWRKICKEAAEQAHRNIVPLVHSPFSWKQLLQSFSGYDAVYFCYEKEEGLQLRSAAAPWLASLPPEAAAKVMIVVGPEGGFSTEECRLAEEAGAVSVGLGPRILRCETAGMVAAACILYESGEMGGA; this is encoded by the coding sequence ATGCAGCGTTATTTCGTAACTCCGGCACAGTTCGGACAAGACAAGGTTAGCATTGACGGTGAAGACGCCCGCCACATTGCCAAGGTCATGCGCGGTAAGGCCGGGGACAAGCTGATTGTCAGCGACGGCGTGTCCCGCGAGGCGCTGGCCGAGATTGCTGACATAGAGATCGGCCTGGTCACCGTGAGCATACTGGAGCCTCTGGCCATGACTCATGAGCCGCGTATCCAGATTACCGTCGCCCAGAGCCTGCCCAAAGGGGACAAGCTGGAGACGGTCATTCAGAAATGCACGGAGATCGGGGCTGTAGCCTTCACGCCGTTCCTCTCAGAGCGGACGATCGTGCAGTACGATGAGCGCAAGGAGAGTAAGCGGGTAGAGCGCTGGCGCAAAATCTGCAAGGAGGCTGCCGAACAGGCGCACCGGAATATTGTTCCGCTGGTGCATTCACCGTTCAGCTGGAAACAGCTGCTCCAGAGCTTCAGCGGCTATGATGCCGTCTATTTCTGCTATGAGAAGGAAGAGGGACTCCAGCTCCGCAGCGCAGCCGCGCCATGGCTGGCATCGCTTCCGCCGGAGGCTGCAGCCAAAGTGATGATCGTTGTAGGGCCGGAGGGCGGCTTTAGTACGGAGGAATGCCGGCTGGCTGAGGAAGCCGGAGCAGTCTCTGTCGGGCTGGGGCCGCGTATTCTGCGCTGTGAAACCGCAGGTATGGTTGCCGCCGCCTGCATTTTATATGAATCCGGAGAAATGGGGGGAGCTTAA
- a CDS encoding Ig-like domain-containing protein encodes MTKTLLIMILLVVAAFPVNVFAAAGDTISIEFDSAAKVELTVGQSPKQLKVYANVEGSASKRDVTAAATWTSSKQEVVTVLNGQLKPVDAGTAMITATYNNAIASVEVSVSHSFKELKLTRSTEGSYKLGDKEELLSVTATAIGGTSATAQKDVTKDVEWSSSNTGVLTIAAGKITLVGEGKATITAKYKGLTETIKAVVELPYAAIMLKDQKDTVVKELEMLVGDNPVHVKAVTKATAVSPELTIDKEAEWSSSSESVATVKDGEITILGVGKTVITASYLGVTQSVDVYVRAPYEALVLKPSGDQSLFLGESLNVTAMMRNAVNSTSNETASAVWTSDNLMNATVTANTADAANAFATVTGKAVGTSIIKASYLGISKTFKITVLPTLTELSQEKTEQEIYTADAVSLPKVNGTKYDGTKLDISDEMEWISANEEIVSIKDGKFVGGKAGTAILTGKFKNGEVTSASATAIRSKTVQFNVTVQNKVLVLIGPDEALGVVIGEELPLPAVQAVLENGDELDVSGSIKWELSGSNAVLKQTSTAKTLKGLAKGTATLKGTYSNKTISVPVTIEQKVVKLVVEPATLEMNIKASKSIKVTGYFSNGKSANFSGAMNWESSNPAVASIKGTSVKALAEGTTTLSGSYQGIQATVKINVVPKLMKLTVSEKRLSLAPGAGKSVVVTALYDTGRTAVVTGSMVWTSSKSSVAKVNATGMITAVSKGSASIKGKLGAKSVSVYVSVK; translated from the coding sequence ATGACAAAAACGCTCCTCATTATGATATTGCTCGTTGTAGCCGCTTTTCCGGTAAACGTCTTTGCCGCTGCTGGAGACACTATCTCTATTGAATTCGACAGCGCAGCCAAGGTTGAGCTTACCGTGGGCCAATCACCGAAGCAGCTTAAGGTATATGCCAATGTAGAGGGCTCCGCTTCCAAGCGGGATGTAACGGCAGCCGCCACATGGACCTCCTCGAAGCAGGAAGTCGTAACAGTGCTGAACGGCCAGCTTAAGCCGGTGGATGCCGGAACGGCAATGATTACAGCAACCTACAATAATGCAATAGCTTCGGTAGAGGTGTCGGTCTCCCATTCCTTCAAGGAACTGAAATTGACCCGCAGTACAGAGGGCAGCTATAAATTAGGCGACAAAGAGGAATTGCTGTCCGTTACGGCAACCGCCATCGGCGGAACTTCAGCCACGGCGCAGAAGGATGTAACGAAGGACGTTGAATGGAGCAGCTCGAATACAGGCGTGCTGACCATAGCAGCAGGCAAGATTACTCTGGTCGGTGAAGGTAAGGCTACCATTACCGCCAAGTACAAAGGATTAACCGAAACGATCAAAGCGGTGGTGGAGCTTCCTTATGCCGCCATTATGCTCAAAGACCAGAAGGATACTGTTGTCAAAGAACTCGAAATGCTGGTCGGGGATAATCCGGTGCATGTGAAAGCAGTGACCAAAGCTACAGCGGTGAGTCCAGAGCTCACGATCGACAAAGAGGCAGAGTGGAGCAGCTCTAGCGAAAGTGTAGCAACAGTAAAAGACGGCGAGATTACCATTCTCGGCGTGGGCAAGACTGTCATTACCGCAAGCTATCTGGGTGTCACCCAGTCGGTGGATGTCTATGTACGCGCACCTTATGAAGCGCTTGTGCTGAAGCCTTCCGGCGACCAGTCGCTTTTCCTGGGGGAGAGTCTGAATGTAACGGCAATGATGCGCAATGCGGTCAATTCTACCTCGAACGAAACAGCATCCGCAGTCTGGACCTCTGACAACCTGATGAACGCTACGGTGACTGCCAATACGGCGGATGCGGCCAACGCTTTTGCCACGGTAACAGGTAAAGCGGTAGGGACCTCGATCATTAAGGCGAGTTATCTGGGCATCAGCAAAACCTTCAAAATCACCGTCCTTCCAACCCTGACTGAGCTCAGTCAGGAGAAGACGGAACAGGAAATATACACGGCGGATGCGGTTAGCCTGCCGAAGGTGAACGGAACCAAGTATGACGGAACCAAGCTGGACATCAGTGATGAGATGGAGTGGATCTCTGCGAATGAAGAGATTGTGTCCATCAAGGACGGAAAGTTTGTCGGCGGCAAGGCAGGCACCGCTATACTGACCGGGAAGTTCAAAAATGGCGAAGTGACCTCCGCTTCCGCTACAGCCATCCGGTCCAAGACCGTTCAATTTAATGTAACGGTTCAGAACAAAGTGCTGGTCCTGATTGGGCCGGATGAAGCACTGGGCGTAGTCATTGGTGAAGAACTACCGTTGCCTGCTGTCCAGGCTGTACTGGAGAATGGCGACGAGCTGGATGTATCGGGAAGCATTAAGTGGGAGCTAAGCGGCAGCAATGCCGTTCTTAAGCAGACAAGCACTGCGAAGACCCTCAAGGGACTGGCGAAAGGTACAGCAACCCTGAAGGGGACCTACTCTAACAAGACGATCAGTGTTCCGGTAACGATTGAACAGAAGGTTGTGAAGCTGGTTGTGGAACCGGCAACGCTGGAGATGAATATCAAGGCCTCCAAGAGCATTAAGGTTACCGGGTATTTCTCCAACGGCAAGTCTGCCAACTTCTCAGGGGCGATGAACTGGGAATCTTCCAACCCTGCTGTAGCCTCAATCAAAGGCACTTCCGTCAAAGCCTTGGCAGAAGGTACAACTACACTGAGCGGCTCCTATCAGGGGATTCAGGCAACGGTCAAGATCAATGTTGTTCCCAAGCTGATGAAGCTGACGGTCAGTGAGAAGCGGCTGAGCCTTGCGCCGGGTGCAGGTAAAAGCGTGGTTGTAACCGCGCTGTATGATACCGGCCGGACTGCGGTAGTCACAGGAAGCATGGTCTGGACCAGCTCCAAATCCTCTGTAGCCAAGGTGAATGCCACCGGGATGATTACAGCAGTGAGCAAGGGAAGCGCATCTATTAAAGGAAAACTGGGAGCTAAGTCAGTCTCGGTATATGTTAGTGTGAAATAG
- a CDS encoding DNA-3-methyladenine glycosylase I, whose translation MELTRCDWVNTDPVYIAYHDEEWGKPLTDDLKLFELLMLEGMQAGLSWYTVLKKREGFREAFDGFDPEKIVLYGEDKVEELMQNVGIVRNRLKIKGVITNAQVYQQICREEEGGFAGYLWSFVGGTPVVNHWKNRAEVPATTPQSDQMSKALKRKGMKFIGSTICYAFMQASGMVDDHALDCFCRSTPAAIES comes from the coding sequence GTGGAACTAACCCGTTGTGACTGGGTGAATACAGACCCGGTATATATAGCTTATCATGATGAGGAGTGGGGCAAGCCGCTGACAGATGACTTGAAGTTGTTCGAGCTGCTGATGCTGGAGGGGATGCAGGCCGGGCTAAGCTGGTATACGGTGCTGAAGAAGCGGGAGGGCTTCCGTGAGGCTTTTGACGGCTTTGATCCGGAGAAGATTGTGCTGTATGGGGAGGACAAAGTCGAAGAGCTGATGCAAAATGTGGGGATTGTGCGCAACCGTCTGAAGATTAAGGGAGTGATTACCAATGCACAGGTGTACCAGCAGATCTGCCGCGAGGAAGAGGGAGGCTTTGCCGGTTATCTGTGGAGCTTCGTCGGCGGGACGCCGGTTGTGAACCACTGGAAGAACAGAGCGGAGGTCCCTGCGACCACTCCCCAGTCTGATCAGATGAGTAAGGCGCTGAAGCGCAAAGGGATGAAGTTTATCGGCTCGACGATCTGTTACGCTTTTATGCAGGCCTCCGGGATGGTAGATGACCATGCGCTGGATTGTTTTTGCCGCAGCACCCCGGCTGCTATAGAGAGCTGA
- the mtaB gene encoding tRNA (N(6)-L-threonylcarbamoyladenosine(37)-C(2))-methylthiotransferase MtaB: MPSVAFYTLGCKVNFYDTEAIWQLFKNDGYEQVDFEGSADVYLINTCTVTNTGDKKSRQMIRRAVRRNPDAIVAVTGCYAQTSPGEILDIPGVDLVIGNQDREQIMTHVKNIQESRQPVNAVRNIMKTREFEEMDVPGFADRTRAFMKIQDGCNNFCTFCIIPWSRGLSRSRDPKSIVAQAHQLVEAGYKEFVLTGIHTGGYGDDLDNYRLADLLWELDQVDGLERVRISSIEASQIDEKLLEVLNRSTKMCRHLHIPLQAGHNEVLKAMRRKYTTEEYFAKMQLIRQAMPDVGITTDVIVGFPGETDEMFRAGYDFMKAVNYSEMHVFPYSKRTGTPAARMLNQVDEEIKNARVQELIDLSEEMQLAYARQFVGKTLSVIPERAAKGSAGRSIQHGFSDNYLQVLFGGDDSLQGELCQVKVTEAGVNECRGELVSVSRAVAGLRESVR; this comes from the coding sequence ATGCCATCTGTAGCTTTTTATACACTGGGCTGCAAAGTCAATTTCTATGATACCGAGGCCATCTGGCAGCTCTTTAAGAATGATGGATACGAGCAGGTAGATTTCGAGGGTTCCGCCGATGTCTATCTGATTAACACCTGTACGGTGACCAATACGGGGGATAAAAAAAGCCGGCAGATGATCCGCCGGGCGGTCCGACGCAATCCTGACGCCATCGTAGCGGTTACTGGCTGCTACGCGCAGACCTCTCCCGGAGAGATCTTGGATATCCCCGGAGTCGATCTGGTGATCGGCAACCAGGACCGGGAGCAGATCATGACCCATGTGAAGAATATTCAGGAGTCGCGCCAGCCGGTGAATGCGGTCCGCAACATTATGAAGACACGTGAGTTCGAGGAGATGGATGTGCCCGGGTTCGCTGACCGGACGCGGGCGTTCATGAAGATTCAGGACGGCTGCAACAACTTCTGCACCTTCTGCATCATTCCCTGGTCGCGCGGTCTGTCGCGCAGCCGTGATCCGAAATCGATTGTTGCCCAGGCGCATCAGCTGGTGGAGGCCGGATATAAGGAGTTCGTACTGACCGGTATTCATACCGGCGGCTACGGGGACGATCTGGACAACTACCGCCTCGCTGACCTGCTCTGGGAGCTGGATCAGGTGGACGGGCTGGAGCGGGTGCGGATCAGCTCCATTGAGGCCAGTCAGATTGACGAGAAGCTGCTGGAGGTGCTGAATCGCAGCACCAAGATGTGCCGCCATCTGCATATTCCGCTTCAGGCGGGCCATAACGAGGTGCTGAAGGCGATGCGCCGGAAGTATACCACGGAAGAGTATTTTGCCAAAATGCAGCTGATCCGCCAGGCCATGCCGGATGTGGGGATCACTACCGATGTGATTGTCGGCTTCCCGGGCGAGACGGATGAGATGTTCCGGGCAGGCTATGACTTCATGAAGGCGGTCAACTATTCGGAGATGCATGTCTTCCCGTATTCCAAACGGACCGGAACCCCGGCTGCGCGGATGCTGAATCAGGTGGATGAGGAGATCAAGAATGCGCGTGTGCAGGAGCTGATCGATCTCTCCGAGGAGATGCAGCTGGCGTATGCCCGGCAGTTCGTCGGCAAGACGTTATCCGTGATCCCGGAGCGGGCGGCTAAAGGTTCGGCGGGACGCAGCATACAGCACGGCTTCAGCGACAACTATCTCCAGGTGCTGTTTGGCGGCGACGATTCACTGCAGGGCGAGTTGTGCCAGGTGAAGGTAACCGAAGCCGGCGTGAATGAATGCCGGGGCGAGCTAGTTAGTGTTAGCCGGGCAGTAGCTGGACTGCGTGAAAGCGTCCGATAG
- the prmA gene encoding 50S ribosomal protein L11 methyltransferase produces the protein MLWHELTVHTTEEAQEMISNLLVEAGAGGVSIEESGTLNKVRDTRYGELYDEPLNDIPEGEAVIKGYYAESVDMDAVVSEVTPRVEELREFGIDPGLAQISWKTVDEDDWAHAWKQYFKPLRVSERLTIKPTWEEYTPASADEKIIELDPGMAFGTGTHPTTALCLRALEKHIVSGDEVIDVGTGSGILAVGAMLLGAASVLALDLDPVAVESARENVALNRLVSAITVKESDLLSLLGGEGAADTAAGEMWPSARPSNTADQEAVPVVAPAADGLGVTLPVRVVVANILAEIIVLFTDDVYRALQPEGIYITSGIYKDKEGLVAEALKSSGFEILEVTREEDWVAFTAGKR, from the coding sequence ATGCTATGGCACGAATTGACGGTACATACAACGGAGGAAGCACAGGAGATGATCTCCAATCTGCTGGTTGAAGCCGGAGCGGGCGGAGTCTCTATTGAAGAATCCGGGACGCTGAATAAAGTCCGGGATACACGTTACGGTGAATTATACGATGAACCGCTCAATGATATCCCCGAAGGGGAAGCGGTCATTAAAGGATATTATGCGGAATCGGTGGACATGGACGCGGTTGTGTCCGAGGTGACGCCAAGGGTGGAAGAGCTGAGGGAATTCGGGATTGACCCCGGGCTGGCGCAGATCTCTTGGAAGACAGTGGATGAGGATGATTGGGCCCATGCCTGGAAGCAGTACTTCAAGCCGCTGCGCGTCTCTGAGCGGCTGACCATTAAGCCGACATGGGAAGAATATACCCCGGCCTCTGCCGATGAGAAAATCATTGAGCTCGACCCCGGAATGGCCTTCGGAACCGGGACGCATCCGACAACGGCGCTGTGCCTGCGCGCTCTTGAGAAGCATATTGTCAGCGGCGACGAAGTCATCGATGTAGGAACAGGCTCCGGCATCCTTGCTGTCGGAGCGATGCTGCTCGGTGCCGCCTCCGTCCTGGCGCTGGATCTGGACCCGGTCGCCGTGGAGAGTGCCCGCGAGAATGTGGCGCTGAACCGGCTGGTGTCAGCCATCACCGTCAAGGAGAGCGACCTGCTCTCGCTGCTGGGCGGTGAGGGGGCGGCGGATACCGCAGCCGGAGAGATGTGGCCTTCAGCCCGGCCGAGCAATACGGCTGACCAAGAGGCCGTTCCTGTTGTTGCCCCGGCGGCAGACGGGCTGGGAGTGACTCTGCCGGTCCGGGTGGTCGTGGCGAATATTCTGGCCGAGATTATTGTGCTGTTCACGGACGATGTCTATCGTGCGCTTCAGCCGGAGGGGATCTATATTACCTCGGGGATTTATAAGGATAAGGAAGGGCTGGTCGCGGAAGCGCTGAAGTCCTCCGGTTTCGAGATTTTAGAAGTAACCCGCGAAGAAGACTGGGTGGCGTTCACAGCCGGAAAGAGGTAG
- a CDS encoding YfhD family protein codes for MDRENSKIFSKTEKMKMLYEAKAEDVEFSAAEADQEDVEAMDRSREADKRQLEEIMKKE; via the coding sequence ATGGACAGAGAGAACTCGAAAATCTTTTCCAAAACCGAAAAAATGAAAATGCTCTATGAGGCGAAGGCCGAGGATGTTGAATTCTCAGCAGCTGAAGCAGATCAGGAAGATGTAGAGGCCATGGACCGTTCCCGGGAAGCTGACAAGCGGCAGCTGGAAGAGATCATGAAGAAGGAATAA
- a CDS encoding RNA polymerase sigma factor → MDNKELFQTYSKEVYRTCYYMVHDAADAEDLCQEVFITLFRSEWQGIEYLKAWIMKITVNTCLNHLKRRSSLQQKLKAHLHMFKENPQPLIDKLVEQKETKLEWAGYMSLLPAKIRAVLTLRYMHDFSLEEIRRMLDIPLGTVKSRQHKGLRMMKRILEEAGVQPITKEDDEYGQNRSAVKASLK, encoded by the coding sequence GTGGACAACAAAGAATTATTCCAGACCTACAGCAAGGAGGTGTATCGCACCTGCTACTATATGGTGCATGATGCTGCCGATGCTGAGGATCTGTGTCAGGAGGTATTCATCACTCTCTTCCGCAGCGAGTGGCAGGGCATTGAATATCTGAAGGCCTGGATTATGAAAATCACCGTCAACACTTGCTTGAATCATCTGAAGCGCAGGAGCAGCCTGCAGCAGAAGCTGAAGGCGCATCTCCATATGTTCAAGGAGAATCCGCAGCCGCTGATAGATAAGCTGGTGGAGCAGAAGGAAACGAAGCTGGAATGGGCGGGATACATGTCCCTGCTCCCGGCGAAGATCAGGGCGGTGCTGACCCTGAGGTATATGCATGATTTCAGTCTGGAGGAAATCCGCCGGATGCTGGATATCCCGCTGGGGACCGTGAAGTCCAGACAGCACAAGGGGCTGCGTATGATGAAGAGGATTCTGGAAGAAGCGGGCGTTCAGCCCATAACGAAGGAGGACGATGAATATGGACAGAACCGAAGCGCAGTTAAAGCGTCGCTTAAATGA
- a CDS encoding methyl-accepting chemotaxis protein → MENLADQTVTDQLVVKALEKNLAMIRFDLDRRVAYVNEIFARSVKYKVEDMYGMQHRQLCFPSFVNSPDYELFWQNLMAGRSFQDKIERMDAEGNSVWLEATYMPVFDETETHVIGVSKVATNITERQNNMSHVVERMQGMADSLNQRADKGIERSQELLLSIDRIAEVSSENTETLVNLQKQAAAIRGVVQTIRDIASQTHLLALNAAIEAAHAGEFGRGFDVVAKEVRKLSAMVQDQITEVRDSVQAITEEVGRISTGLNQVQDNVQLSQQQIQVALDEFTLIASSAQELDDQAREVMSII, encoded by the coding sequence ATGGAAAATCTAGCAGACCAGACAGTTACAGACCAACTGGTTGTCAAAGCTTTGGAAAAGAATCTTGCTATGATCCGGTTCGATTTGGATCGCCGTGTCGCCTATGTCAATGAGATTTTTGCCCGGTCAGTGAAATATAAAGTGGAGGATATGTACGGCATGCAGCATAGGCAGCTATGCTTCCCCTCATTCGTGAACAGTCCGGATTATGAGTTGTTCTGGCAGAATCTAATGGCTGGCCGGAGCTTCCAGGACAAAATTGAACGGATGGACGCAGAGGGGAATTCGGTCTGGCTGGAAGCTACATATATGCCGGTGTTTGATGAGACAGAGACCCATGTCATTGGCGTGTCCAAGGTGGCCACCAATATCACGGAGAGACAGAATAATATGAGCCATGTCGTGGAGCGGATGCAGGGGATGGCGGATAGCCTCAATCAGCGTGCGGATAAAGGAATTGAGCGGAGCCAGGAGCTGCTGCTGAGTATTGACAGGATTGCTGAGGTGTCGAGTGAGAATACCGAAACACTGGTGAATCTGCAAAAGCAGGCGGCAGCGATCCGCGGTGTAGTGCAGACAATCCGTGATATTGCGTCCCAGACCCATCTGCTTGCCCTGAATGCAGCGATTGAGGCTGCACATGCCGGAGAATTCGGCCGGGGATTCGATGTGGTGGCTAAAGAAGTAAGAAAGCTGTCCGCAATGGTGCAGGATCAGATTACCGAAGTGCGGGACAGTGTCCAGGCCATAACGGAAGAGGTAGGCAGAATATCCACGGGCCTGAACCAGGTGCAGGATAATGTGCAGCTCAGCCAGCAGCAGATTCAAGTGGCGCTGGATGAATTCACGCTGATTGCAAGCTCAGCGCAGGAACTGGACGATCAGGCACGTGAAGTGATGAGCATTATCTGA